A region of the Nitrospirota bacterium genome:
AGTGGTCGGCGTCGGCAAAACGCGCCTGGGCCAGGGACGTCTCCACGCGCACGTAGTGCTGAGTGGGAGGCGCACAGGCCGCGAGCATCCCCACGAGCCATCCCCCGAGCCACCCGATAATGAGCCGGGAGCAGGAGGCCCGCAAGCCGCGGCCAGCGGTAGAGGGCGATGCCACGGGAGGCGAACAGCCTGGGCGCGTCAGAACCCGAACCGGCGCCGCTCGACCAGTTTTTTGATCTTCTTGTCGCCGAACCAGACCTTGACGTTGGTTTCCAGGTCGATCATTTCCAGGGTGACCTGGTAATAGACCACCTTTTCCCGGCCTTCCTCGTCCTCGATGCTGTTGATTTCTCCCTTGAGCATGTAATCCGCGCCGATCTCCTTGCCCAGGCCCTTCGCGGTCTCTTCGCTGGCGTGGGTCTGCTGCTCGGTCCGTTCCTCGCGGAGCTCTTCGCGCTCACCCTTGGACGCCACGAACTGTACCCGGCCCGAGTTGGTCAACTCGCGTTCCAGGTCCTTGGTGAACGTCGGGACGCTGATGTGTTCGTGGCTGCGGTTGACCACGGTGCCCACGATGACTGTGGGCTCCTTGCGGTGCTGCTTGAGGTGTTTGTCCACCCACGGGCGCGAGAGGGCTTCCGAGACCATGGCCTCGGCCACCATGCGGGAGTCCGTGTCGTTCCACCGGCCGCTCAGGTCGATGGTCTCGCCCACGTCCACCCGCGAGACCTGTTTCTTCGCGCAGCCGCCGGCCGCGACGCCGATGACCAACGCCAGGGC
Encoded here:
- a CDS encoding penicillin-binding protein activator LpoB, yielding MKHMVMAVAALALVIGVAAGGCAKKQVSRVDVGETIDLSGRWNDTDSRMVAEAMVSEALSRPWVDKHLKQHRKEPTVIVGTVVNRSHEHISVPTFTKDLERELTNSGRVQFVASKGEREELREERTEQQTHASEETAKGLGKEIGADYMLKGEINSIEDEEGREKVVYYQVTLEMIDLETNVKVWFGDKKIKKLVERRRFGF